In Luteitalea sp. TBR-22, one genomic interval encodes:
- a CDS encoding c-type cytochrome — protein MTHLQSYRQAGAVVIAALITAAVTTATLQAGQRAASRPDPQRIARGEYLVRTGDCTACHTPWKMGDNGPEPDASRFLSGHPATLAVTEPVGLRPPFLGAASPTLTAWFGPWGRSHSANITSDRETGIGAWTERQFIDTIRNGKHLGDGRPLLPPMPWEPFRLMSDEDLGAIYAYLQTVPAIANKVPGPVAPGGPAMPPPPPPPALTALKVAPSHADPVARGKYLVTSKGCGDCHTPMRMGEKGPEYDTSRMLSGYDAREAVPAMPSVEGIGYAFALQPVFAGGWGLSFAANLTPDAETGLGTWTEQQFLDTLRNGRHQGRGRQLMPPMPWQAFGQMDDADLKAIFAYLRTVPAVKNRVPDPVAPVAARTAR, from the coding sequence ATGACGCATCTCCAGTCGTACAGGCAGGCGGGTGCCGTGGTCATCGCGGCGCTGATCACGGCCGCAGTGACCACGGCCACGCTGCAGGCAGGGCAGCGGGCCGCGTCGAGGCCAGACCCGCAACGCATCGCGCGCGGCGAGTACCTGGTGCGGACCGGCGACTGCACGGCGTGCCACACGCCCTGGAAGATGGGCGACAACGGCCCCGAGCCCGATGCGTCCCGCTTCCTCTCGGGACATCCCGCGACCCTCGCCGTGACCGAGCCGGTCGGCCTGCGCCCGCCGTTCCTCGGCGCCGCCAGTCCGACGCTGACGGCCTGGTTCGGGCCGTGGGGGCGCAGCCACAGCGCCAACATCACCTCGGACCGCGAGACCGGCATCGGCGCCTGGACGGAGCGGCAGTTCATCGACACCATCCGCAACGGGAAGCACCTCGGCGACGGGCGTCCGCTGCTGCCGCCGATGCCCTGGGAGCCGTTCCGGCTCATGTCGGACGAGGACCTGGGGGCGATCTACGCGTACCTGCAGACGGTGCCGGCCATTGCCAACAAGGTGCCGGGGCCCGTGGCTCCGGGCGGGCCGGCGATGCCGCCCCCGCCGCCGCCCCCGGCGCTCACCGCGCTGAAGGTCGCGCCGAGCCACGCCGATCCCGTGGCGCGCGGCAAGTACCTGGTGACCAGCAAGGGCTGCGGCGACTGCCACACGCCGATGCGCATGGGCGAGAAGGGGCCGGAGTACGACACGTCGCGCATGCTGTCGGGCTACGACGCCCGGGAAGCCGTGCCGGCCATGCCGTCGGTCGAGGGCATCGGCTATGCGTTTGCCCTGCAGCCGGTGTTTGCCGGCGGCTGGGGGCTGAGCTTCGCGGCCAACCTCACGCCGGACGCCGAGACCGGCTTGGGGACGTGGACCGAGCAGCAGTTCCTCGACACGCTCCGCAACGGCCGGCACCAGGGCCGCGGCCGCCAGCTCATGCCGCCGATGCCGTGGCAGGCGTTCGGCCAGATGGACGATGCCGACCTCAAGGCCATCTTTGCGTACCTGCGGACCGTGCCTGCCGTGAAGAACCGCGTGCCGGATCCGGTGGCGCCGGTGGCCGCGCGAACGGCGAGATAG
- a CDS encoding Rrf2 family transcriptional regulator, with amino-acid sequence MLRLSKKTDYALMAMKHLALHGDRGSASAREIAEQYDIPAELMAKVLQRLVRRGLLVSHQGTRGGYQLARPATMMSVADVIQAVDGPLTVTACSTDDHACDQYTKCNVRDPLWRIKDRILMALAGCTLAEIVDETSVPTMPVSLSRRTPVPAAE; translated from the coding sequence ATGCTCCGCCTGTCCAAGAAGACCGACTACGCCCTGATGGCCATGAAGCACCTGGCGCTGCACGGCGACCGTGGGTCGGCCAGTGCGCGCGAGATCGCGGAGCAGTACGACATCCCGGCCGAGCTGATGGCCAAGGTCCTGCAGCGACTGGTGCGGCGCGGCTTGCTCGTGTCGCATCAGGGCACCCGCGGCGGCTATCAGCTCGCGCGCCCGGCGACCATGATGTCGGTCGCCGACGTGATCCAGGCCGTCGACGGGCCGCTGACCGTCACGGCCTGCTCGACCGACGACCACGCCTGCGACCAGTACACCAAGTGCAACGTGCGTGACCCGCTCTGGCGCATCAAGGACCGGATCCTGATGGCCCTGGCCGGCTGCACCCTGGCCGAGATCGTCGACGAGACCAGCGTGCCGACGATGCCGGTCAGCCTGTCGCGACGCACACCCGTCCCGGCTGCCGAATAG
- a CDS encoding cysteine desulfurase family protein: MSRLYFDAHATTPCDPQVVAAMLPFFTERFGNAASLQHPYGWEAQEAVEQARQRVAGLVGAKLRDVVFTSGATEANNLAIRGVIEAQLDSGRAPADLHVVTLITEHPAVLDPCARLEHVGVSVTRVPVQPDGLVDPERLRTLVTPGTTLVSVMAGNNEIGVLQPLAAIAAIAHGAGAWFHCDASQATGYLAIDMAAQDIDLLSCTAHKIYGPKGVGALVVRRSSKVTLAAQHLGGGHERGLRSGTLNVPGIVGFGEAARLAVARRADDGARVGALRDRLWARLRASLPGVHLRGAATPRLPHNLNVGFDGVTGRDLILALTDVAVSPGAACASTSADASHVLLALGLDEAAAKSSLRFGLLRTVTEADVESLADRLIELVPSLRASRGPKR; encoded by the coding sequence GTGTCCCGCCTGTACTTCGACGCCCACGCCACCACGCCCTGCGACCCGCAGGTGGTCGCGGCGATGCTGCCGTTCTTCACCGAGCGTTTCGGCAACGCCGCGAGCCTGCAGCATCCCTACGGCTGGGAAGCGCAGGAGGCGGTCGAGCAGGCACGGCAGCGCGTCGCCGGACTGGTCGGCGCGAAGTTGCGCGACGTGGTGTTCACCAGCGGCGCCACCGAGGCCAACAACCTCGCGATTCGCGGGGTGATCGAGGCGCAGCTCGACAGCGGGCGGGCGCCTGCCGACCTGCACGTGGTGACGCTGATCACCGAGCACCCCGCGGTGCTCGACCCGTGCGCTCGGCTCGAGCACGTCGGCGTGAGCGTCACACGTGTGCCCGTGCAGCCCGATGGCCTTGTCGATCCCGAGCGCCTGCGGACCCTCGTCACGCCGGGCACGACGCTCGTCTCGGTCATGGCCGGCAACAACGAGATCGGCGTGCTGCAGCCGCTGGCCGCGATCGCCGCGATCGCCCACGGTGCCGGCGCGTGGTTCCACTGCGACGCGTCGCAGGCCACCGGCTACCTCGCCATCGACATGGCCGCGCAGGACATCGACCTGCTGTCGTGCACGGCGCACAAGATCTACGGCCCGAAGGGGGTCGGCGCGCTGGTCGTGCGGAGGTCGTCGAAGGTGACGCTCGCCGCCCAGCACCTCGGCGGCGGCCACGAACGCGGCCTGCGATCCGGCACCCTGAACGTCCCCGGCATCGTCGGCTTCGGCGAGGCGGCACGCCTGGCGGTCGCACGGCGGGCCGACGACGGTGCCCGGGTCGGCGCGCTGCGCGACAGGCTGTGGGCGCGGCTCCGTGCCTCGCTGCCCGGTGTGCACCTCCGCGGGGCGGCCACGCCGCGCCTGCCGCACAACCTCAACGTCGGCTTCGATGGGGTGACGGGCCGCGACCTGATCCTGGCCCTCACCGACGTGGCGGTGTCGCCGGGCGCCGCATGTGCCTCGACCTCGGCCGACGCCTCGCACGTCCTGCTGGCCCTCGGGCTGGACGAAGCCGCGGCGAAGAGCTCCCTGCGGTTCGGCCTCCTGCGGACCGTCACCGAGGCCGACGTCGAGAGCCTGGCCGATCGCCTGATCGAGCTGGTTCCGTCCCTGCGCGCCTCCCGCGGCCCGAAACGGTAG
- a CDS encoding iron-sulfur cluster assembly accessory protein, producing MYITLDAGRQIRKLLEKQGMPQGGLRVGVKAGGCSGLSYVFAWEGEPQAQDQVFDGPDDSRIYVDPKSLKFLEGTQLDYDTSLISKGFVVVNPKAKATCGCGTSFSLS from the coding sequence ATGTACATCACCCTCGACGCTGGACGTCAGATCCGCAAGCTCCTCGAGAAGCAGGGCATGCCCCAGGGCGGCCTGCGCGTCGGCGTGAAGGCCGGCGGCTGCAGCGGCCTGAGCTATGTGTTCGCCTGGGAAGGCGAGCCGCAGGCCCAGGACCAGGTGTTCGACGGCCCCGACGACTCCCGCATCTACGTCGACCCGAAGAGCCTGAAGTTCCTCGAAGGCACGCAGCTCGACTACGACACGAGCCTGATCAGCAAGGGCTTCGTGGTGGTCAACCCGAAGGCCAAGGCGACCTGCGGCTGCGGTACGTCGTTTTCGCTGAGCTGA
- a CDS encoding cation:proton antiporter, whose product MRLLALVLIVATTALVTGRAPAPGQSGGPGTALAIGFALIAASLTGELFERFRLPRISGYLCFGVVCGPYAGAILSPAMAREMQVVNGLAIALIAFIAGLEINIVRLRPQLRAMLTMGGVMLALMWVTLGALFFVAWPWLPIAPEVEGLPRIAMAALVATVTVSFSPTVSIAVITESRARGPLAELVLALVVLADLMLILLFTLSMESVRFALGSGQAGHGLLSGLAWEIFGSFAFGGIVGACFAFYLRHVGREVTVVLLGVAVVLSQVGSALHFEPLLAALGAGLVVENIAPPEGDALRLAVERGALPVLVLFFAAAGANLHLGALATVGLLAVAIAAVRMALIRGSATIGAKVAGLTGQPPALAWMGLVSQAGVTLGLAILINAEFPDWGGRLYALIVSMITLHETIGPILFRNALARAGEVGKMDVAEPTHGTTAPAQ is encoded by the coding sequence ATGCGCCTGCTGGCGCTGGTGCTGATCGTCGCCACGACGGCGCTGGTCACCGGCCGGGCGCCGGCGCCCGGGCAGAGTGGCGGTCCGGGCACTGCGCTCGCGATCGGCTTCGCGCTGATTGCCGCCTCGCTCACCGGCGAGCTGTTCGAGCGCTTCCGGCTGCCGCGGATCTCCGGCTACCTGTGCTTCGGCGTGGTGTGTGGCCCGTACGCGGGCGCCATCCTGTCGCCGGCGATGGCCCGCGAGATGCAGGTCGTCAACGGCCTGGCCATCGCCCTGATCGCCTTCATCGCCGGCCTCGAGATCAACATCGTGCGCCTCCGGCCGCAGTTGCGCGCCATGCTCACGATGGGCGGCGTGATGCTGGCGTTGATGTGGGTGACGCTCGGCGCGTTGTTCTTCGTGGCCTGGCCATGGCTGCCGATTGCCCCCGAGGTCGAGGGTCTGCCGCGCATCGCGATGGCCGCCCTCGTCGCCACCGTGACGGTGAGCTTCTCGCCGACGGTCAGCATCGCCGTCATCACCGAGAGCCGCGCCAGGGGGCCGCTGGCCGAGTTGGTCCTGGCCCTCGTGGTGCTCGCCGACCTGATGCTGATCCTGCTGTTCACGCTGTCGATGGAGAGCGTGCGCTTCGCGCTCGGCAGCGGACAGGCCGGCCACGGACTGCTCTCGGGCCTGGCGTGGGAGATCTTCGGGTCGTTCGCCTTCGGGGGCATCGTCGGCGCGTGCTTCGCGTTCTACCTGCGGCATGTCGGGCGCGAGGTGACCGTGGTGCTGCTGGGCGTGGCGGTCGTGCTCAGCCAGGTCGGAAGCGCGCTGCACTTCGAGCCGCTGCTCGCCGCCCTCGGGGCTGGGCTGGTCGTCGAGAACATCGCGCCGCCGGAAGGCGATGCGCTACGCCTCGCCGTGGAGCGCGGCGCGCTGCCGGTGCTGGTGCTGTTCTTCGCGGCGGCCGGCGCCAACCTCCACCTGGGCGCGCTGGCGACCGTGGGCCTGCTGGCGGTGGCGATCGCGGCGGTGCGGATGGCGCTCATCCGCGGCAGCGCCACGATCGGCGCCAAGGTGGCCGGGTTGACGGGCCAACCGCCGGCGCTGGCGTGGATGGGACTGGTGTCGCAGGCCGGCGTGACGCTCGGCCTGGCGATCCTGATCAACGCGGAGTTCCCCGACTGGGGCGGCCGGCTCTACGCCCTCATCGTCTCGATGATCACGCTGCACGAGACCATCGGCCCCATCCTCTTCCGCAATGCCCTGGCGCGGGCCGGCGAGGTCGGAAAGATGGACGTGGCCGAGCCGACGCATGGGACGACGGCGCCGGCACAGTGA
- a CDS encoding PDZ domain-containing protein produces MGAPGGSALSRETRLLAATIGVSLVVLLVLARFRFPDTSSEVRDGTSAQPLARLAARAAFDDLSLAVRELTGRVEGALTSLRVSRPGVDDGWRLVPALRVRDDVAMALLPERALVEAVFGMPGPVTVLGRDPVRGVTLVRVPSSPAPVLTIRDSQPLTAPGYVAVAEASDAGTSLRPVFVGRSDGLGDPRWDGPLYSVGRGAADDEGAPVFTLDGRLVGLVTRVNHEPAVVPASVLLAMVDPLLRGTTTPPGDLGITTQALDTRLSAATGAQAGAAVVTVRDDGPSAGRLVPGDVVTAVNGQPMRNGAALAQRVARSAPGTTLSLTVRRDGAILTVPVIVGARPALPQSPVRAAADTSSRPLGLTLRAIEGRGSEIVRVQEGSAGAAALLSSGAIVVAMGPTRAPTPAAIVRAFEALPAGGSLLLSVEADGRPRLVAVPR; encoded by the coding sequence ATGGGTGCTCCAGGAGGCTCCGCCCTCTCGCGGGAAACGCGCCTCCTCGCGGCGACCATCGGCGTGTCGCTGGTGGTGCTGCTGGTGCTGGCGCGCTTCCGCTTCCCCGACACGTCGAGCGAGGTGCGCGACGGCACGTCGGCGCAGCCGCTGGCGCGCCTCGCCGCGCGCGCCGCCTTCGACGACCTGTCGCTGGCGGTGCGCGAGCTCACGGGACGGGTCGAGGGCGCGCTGACGTCGCTGCGTGTCTCGCGGCCAGGCGTCGACGACGGCTGGCGCCTCGTGCCGGCGCTGCGCGTCCGCGACGACGTGGCCATGGCGCTGCTGCCCGAGCGCGCCCTCGTCGAGGCCGTCTTCGGCATGCCCGGTCCCGTGACCGTGCTCGGCCGCGATCCGGTGCGGGGTGTGACGCTGGTGCGGGTGCCGTCCAGCCCGGCGCCGGTGCTGACGATCCGCGATTCCCAGCCTCTGACGGCACCTGGCTATGTGGCCGTAGCGGAGGCGAGCGACGCCGGCACGTCGCTGCGCCCGGTATTCGTCGGCCGCAGCGATGGCCTCGGCGATCCCCGGTGGGATGGTCCGCTCTACAGCGTCGGGCGGGGCGCGGCCGACGACGAGGGGGCACCGGTGTTCACGCTCGACGGGCGCCTGGTGGGCCTGGTGACCCGTGTGAACCACGAACCGGCCGTGGTGCCTGCGTCCGTGCTGCTGGCGATGGTCGACCCGCTCCTGCGGGGCACCACCACGCCGCCCGGCGATCTCGGCATCACCACGCAGGCACTCGACACCCGACTCAGCGCCGCGACCGGCGCGCAGGCAGGCGCCGCGGTGGTCACCGTCCGCGACGACGGGCCATCGGCCGGGCGACTGGTGCCCGGCGACGTCGTGACGGCGGTGAACGGCCAGCCCATGCGCAACGGCGCCGCGCTGGCCCAGCGGGTCGCCCGCAGCGCCCCGGGGACGACCCTGTCGCTCACGGTGCGCCGAGACGGCGCCATCCTGACCGTCCCGGTCATCGTCGGAGCACGGCCGGCCCTCCCGCAGTCGCCCGTGCGCGCTGCGGCCGACACGTCGAGTCGGCCGCTCGGGTTGACGCTGCGCGCCATCGAGGGACGCGGCAGCGAGATCGTGCGAGTTCAGGAAGGGTCGGCAGGCGCGGCCGCCCTGCTGAGCAGTGGCGCGATCGTCGTGGCGATGGGTCCGACGCGGGCGCCCACACCGGCCGCGATCGTGCGGGCCTTCGAGGCCCTGCCCGCCGGCGGCAGCCTGCTGCTGAGCGTCGAGGCCGACGGCCGTCCACGGCTCGTCGCCGTGCCGCGATGA
- a CDS encoding ABC transporter substrate-binding protein, whose product MACALALLVACSPREQAPAPTEVKGPRVVSLVPSVTEMLFAVGAGPQVVGVSSFDKFPADVASRPRVGALLDPDVERILALKPDLVVTYGSQSALRAQLERAGIAIFEYRHGGIGETLETLEAIGVRTGHTEEGRAAAGVLRAQLVGIRQRVEGAPRPRTVLVFGREPGAVRNVWASGGKGFLHELLDVAGADNVFADVDRENVQASSELLLARAPEVIVELRAEARAPEATSPWAVLPSIPAVRGNRIHVLQGDQFVVPGPRLGQAAEALARVLHPEAFR is encoded by the coding sequence ATGGCCTGCGCCCTCGCGCTGTTGGTCGCGTGTTCGCCGCGCGAGCAGGCGCCGGCGCCGACGGAGGTAAAGGGGCCACGGGTCGTCTCGCTCGTGCCCTCGGTCACCGAGATGCTGTTCGCGGTCGGGGCCGGGCCGCAGGTCGTCGGGGTCAGCAGCTTCGACAAGTTCCCGGCCGACGTGGCCTCGCGCCCACGCGTCGGCGCGCTGCTCGATCCCGACGTCGAGCGGATCCTCGCCCTGAAGCCCGACCTGGTCGTCACCTACGGCTCACAGTCGGCGCTGCGGGCGCAACTCGAACGCGCCGGCATCGCCATCTTCGAGTACCGGCACGGTGGCATCGGCGAGACGCTCGAGACGCTCGAGGCGATCGGCGTGCGCACCGGGCACACCGAGGAGGGGCGCGCCGCGGCCGGCGTGCTGCGCGCGCAGTTGGTAGGCATCCGTCAACGCGTCGAGGGCGCGCCTCGGCCGCGTACGGTGTTGGTGTTCGGACGCGAGCCGGGCGCCGTGCGCAACGTGTGGGCCAGCGGTGGCAAGGGCTTCCTGCACGAACTGCTCGACGTGGCCGGCGCCGACAACGTCTTCGCCGACGTGGACCGGGAGAACGTGCAGGCCTCGAGCGAACTGCTCCTGGCCCGTGCGCCCGAGGTCATCGTCGAGCTCCGCGCCGAGGCGCGGGCCCCGGAAGCGACGTCGCCGTGGGCCGTGCTGCCCTCGATCCCCGCCGTCCGCGGCAACCGCATCCACGTCCTGCAGGGCGATCAGTTCGTCGTGCCGGGTCCACGGCTCGGACAGGCTGCCGAGGCCCTGGCCCGGGTCCTGCACCCCGAGGCGTTCCGGTAG